A section of the Candidatus Eisenbacteria bacterium genome encodes:
- a CDS encoding citrate synthase, translating into MTTPAAQKVTSEATITVDGKTHAFPLIRGTEDEVGMDIQKLRTETGIITLDPGYGNSGACRSAITFIDGEKGILRYRGYPIEELAERSTFLEVAWLLIHGELPTQTQLTGFAREITRHTMLHENFVRFFEALPADAHPMPVCAAAVGALATFYQQPETEQNLHDTVIRLIAKMPTIAAYSYKHSIGQPFVYPVNQLDYASNFLHMMFATPCEEYEVDAVLARALDLLLILHADHEQNCSTSTVRMVGSSRANLFASISAGISALWGPLHGGANQQVIEMLENIAREEGSAEKFLNRAKNHNDTARLMGFGHRVYKSYDPRAAILKRTCSEVIARVGISSRLLEIALQLEEIALKDEYFVSRKLYPNVDFYSGVIYKALGIPVNAFTVLFAIGRMPGWIAQWLEMRRDPDFRIARPRQIYTGSAKRAYVNLDQRG; encoded by the coding sequence ATGACCACCCCCGCCGCGCAGAAGGTGACGTCGGAAGCGACGATCACCGTCGACGGCAAGACCCACGCCTTTCCGCTGATTCGAGGCACCGAAGATGAAGTCGGGATGGACATCCAGAAGCTGCGGACGGAGACCGGCATCATCACGCTCGATCCCGGCTACGGCAACAGCGGCGCGTGCCGCAGCGCCATCACCTTCATCGACGGCGAGAAAGGCATCCTGCGCTACCGCGGCTATCCGATCGAGGAGCTGGCCGAGCGAAGCACCTTCCTCGAGGTCGCCTGGCTCCTGATCCACGGCGAGCTGCCGACCCAGACCCAGCTCACCGGGTTCGCGCGCGAAATCACACGCCACACCATGCTGCACGAGAACTTCGTGCGCTTCTTCGAGGCGCTCCCCGCCGACGCCCACCCCATGCCCGTATGCGCCGCCGCGGTGGGGGCACTGGCGACGTTCTACCAGCAGCCGGAGACCGAGCAGAATCTGCACGACACCGTGATCCGGCTGATCGCCAAGATGCCGACCATCGCGGCCTACTCGTACAAGCACTCGATCGGGCAGCCGTTTGTGTATCCCGTCAACCAGCTCGACTACGCGTCGAATTTCCTGCACATGATGTTCGCAACGCCTTGCGAGGAATACGAAGTCGATGCCGTACTGGCACGAGCGCTGGATTTGTTGCTGATTCTTCACGCCGACCACGAGCAGAACTGCTCGACCAGCACGGTGCGCATGGTGGGCAGCTCACGCGCCAACCTGTTCGCCAGCATCTCTGCCGGAATCAGCGCCCTGTGGGGGCCCCTCCATGGCGGTGCGAATCAGCAGGTGATCGAGATGCTCGAGAACATCGCGCGAGAGGAAGGCAGCGCCGAGAAGTTCCTCAACCGCGCCAAGAACCACAACGATACCGCCCGCCTGATGGGATTTGGACACCGCGTGTACAAGAGTTATGACCCGCGCGCCGCGATCCTCAAGCGCACCTGCAGCGAGGTGATCGCCCGCGTGGGGATCTCGAGCCGGCTGCTCGAGATCGCGCTCCAGCTCGAGGAGATCGCGCTCAAGGACGAATACTTCGTGAGCCGGAAGCTCTACCCCAATGTCGACTTCTACTCGGGCGTGATCTACAAGGCGCTCGGTATTCCAGTGAACGCGTTCACCGTGCTGTTCGCGATCGGCCGCATGCCGGGATGGATCGCGCAGTGGCTCGAGATGCGCCGCGATCCCGACTTCCGCATCGCGCGGCCCCGGCAGATCTACACCGGA
- the dinB gene encoding DNA polymerase IV, whose protein sequence is MILLVDMDAFFASVEQLHHPNLRGQPVVVCGDPGRRGVVTAASYEARPFGIRAGMPLQEARRLCPQAQYIEGNPEKYVALSLRILDFYLEFTPDVEPFSVDEAFLSMASTLDLATEIGREIQTQIDRRFGLGATIGIGPNKLIAKMASGVRKPRGLTAMTPEQFREYFWPREVRELWGVGEKLQGRLETLGIATVGDLARAKAADLEAAFGVIGPQLREAASGYDDTPLIPYHHGVDPKSMGHEVTLSSDTDDAEYLRGVLLRLSDQVARRLRNEKFRGRTVAIKLRDKRFITHLRQTTLREYTDDHRVIFEHVSRNFDFLWKGGSVRLLGVSVSHLERRENVSQSELFTSHAREGRLQDALDQVRDRLGEASLIPAGAMTGRSRLSHVPFGAISSRAMAPRTRRSDSAEG, encoded by the coding sequence ATGATCCTGCTGGTGGATATGGACGCTTTTTTTGCCTCGGTCGAGCAACTGCACCATCCGAATCTGCGCGGCCAGCCGGTCGTCGTGTGTGGTGACCCCGGCCGACGAGGAGTCGTGACGGCTGCCTCGTACGAGGCGCGGCCTTTTGGAATACGCGCAGGCATGCCGCTTCAGGAAGCGCGGCGTCTGTGTCCTCAAGCTCAGTACATCGAAGGCAACCCTGAGAAATACGTCGCGCTCTCGCTTCGAATTCTAGATTTTTATCTGGAATTCACTCCCGACGTCGAGCCTTTCAGCGTCGACGAAGCATTTCTTTCGATGGCGAGCACGCTCGATCTGGCCACCGAGATCGGTCGAGAAATCCAGACGCAGATCGACCGGAGATTCGGTCTGGGAGCCACCATCGGAATCGGGCCCAACAAGCTCATCGCCAAGATGGCTTCTGGTGTCCGCAAGCCACGGGGACTGACGGCCATGACGCCAGAGCAGTTCCGTGAATATTTCTGGCCTCGCGAGGTGCGTGAGCTCTGGGGCGTGGGAGAGAAGCTCCAGGGGAGGCTCGAGACTTTGGGAATCGCCACGGTCGGCGACCTTGCACGCGCGAAAGCCGCGGATCTCGAAGCCGCGTTCGGCGTGATTGGCCCACAATTGCGCGAAGCGGCCTCGGGATACGACGACACGCCGTTGATTCCGTATCATCACGGGGTCGATCCCAAATCCATGGGACACGAAGTGACGTTGTCTTCAGATACCGATGACGCCGAGTACCTGCGTGGAGTCCTGCTTCGGCTTTCTGACCAAGTCGCTCGTCGCTTGAGAAATGAGAAATTTCGGGGACGCACGGTTGCAATCAAGCTCAGAGACAAACGCTTCATAACCCATCTTCGGCAGACCACGCTCCGGGAATACACCGACGATCATCGGGTGATCTTTGAGCATGTCTCTCGCAATTTCGATTTCTTATGGAAAGGCGGGAGTGTGAGATTGCTGGGTGTCTCCGTGTCGCATCTCGAGCGTCGTGAAAATGTCTCGCAATCAGAATTATTCACGAGCCATGCGCGGGAAGGCAGGCTTCAGGATGCGCTGGACCAGGTGCGTGACCGGTTGGGTGAAGCCAGCCTGATCCCGGCGGGGGCGATGACGGGACGATCACGGCTCTCTCACGTGCCTTTTGGAGCCATCTCCTCACGGGCCATGGCTCCCAGAACGCGCCGCTCGGATTCTGCCGAGGGCTGA